The Thermomicrobiales bacterium genome contains the following window.
GGCTGGGACGAATCCCATGTAGTCGAAGGCGTTCTCGACACCAGCGAGATAGGCCTGCCCACGCAGGTTGTTGCCATAGTCGAAGACGATCGAGCCGGCCTTCTGGAAGTCGAGCATCGCCCGGACATGGTCACCCATCGCTGCCAACGAGCGCTTGAGGTAGCCATCGGGGTCCTGGTGGCGGAGGATCTTGGCGTCCTCCAGCGTCATCTCGGGGACGATATAGCCGTCGAGCGCGTCGTGGGCCGACGTCTGGTCGGTGACGACGTCTGGGTGGAAGCCGCGCTTGACCAGCTCCGGCAATACCTCCGCGGCGTTGCCGACCAGAGCAATCGAGAGCGCGGCATCGCTGGCGCGAGCAGCCTCGGCCAGCTCGAGCGCCTCATCGAGCGACGATGTGGCGCGGTCAACGTACCGCGTCTCCAGCCGGCGCTGAACGCGATGCGGATCGGCCTCGACAACGAGGCAGACCCCGCCATTCATCGTGACCGAGAGCGGCTGGGCGCCGCCCATCCCGCCGAGGCCGGCCGTCAGGACGATCTTGCCCGCCAGCGAACCACCGAAGTGCTGGCGGGCCAGCTCTCCGAATGTCTCGTACGTGCCCTGGAGGATGCCCTGGGTGCCGATGTAGATCCACGAACCGGCCGTCATCTGACCATACATCGTCAGGCCCATGCCCTCCAGTCGCCAGAACTCCTCCCAGGTTGCCCACTTGGGCACTAGCAGCGAGTTGGCGATCAGGACGCGCGGCGCGTCCGGGTGGGTCCTGAAGATCCCAACGGGCTTCCCGGACTGGACGAGCAGCGTTTCGTCATTCTCCAGCTCGCGCAGGCTGGCGACGATCGCATCGAACGCCTCCCAGGAACGCGCTGCCCGGCCGGTGCCGCCGTAGACGACAAGGTCCTCCGGCCGCTCCGCGTTATCGGGGTCGAGGTTGTTCATCAGCATCCGCAGGGCGGCCTCCTGTTGCCAGCCCTTGCAGCTGATTTCGGTCCCACGCGGCGCGCGAATCGTGCGAGACATTTCAAGGACCCCTTTCAGTAACACGAACTATCTTCCGGCGCGATGACCGTCGTTAGCGGATATTCATCACGACCCACCGGTTGCCCGGGCGCGGGCAATCTCAGCGGCACTATACCGGAACGCCCGGAAGACGCCGTTGCGCTGTTGGGTGTTGGCGTTGGTGACATCATCGACGAAGTACGGGTTGATGTACTCCCAGACAACCTCGCCGTCGTGCGTAACCTCGAACAATCTCCCGAACGAGCCCTCGCAGATGAGGGTGTTGCCATTCGGCAGCCGCTGGGCGTTCGAGATGAGCGGGCTGAAGAACTGCGACGGGTAGTCCTCCTGGTACGACCAGACAATCTCCTTCGTGGCCGGATCGACCTCGATGACGCGCGAGAACGGGATCGGGTGATCGAGCCGATGGGTGCCGTTGTCGAAGATGAGGATATTGCCGTTATCCAGCACGGTGGGGGCGTGTTGCTGAGCCAGGGGCGGCGCGGCGAGCTTCCAGTAGATTTCGCCACTGGCGCGCGAGATCATCACTACCGACGAGGTATGACGGAACGAGACCATCAGGTTGCCATCTGGCAGCTCGACGACGGCGTTGCCGTGCGTCCATTCGACACGACGATCCTGGACGGCGACGATCCGGTCGACCTCCGGGTCGAGATGCTCCCACGAGCGCCACTCCCAGACAACATCGCCAGTGAGCGTCATCTCGACGAGATAATCGGCGTGCATGACGCCATTGTGCTCGGACCCGGCCAAACCACCCTGGACGCGCGCAGCCAGCTCGGCCGGCAACTCAGCCATGCAGAGGAGCATGACATTGCCATTGCGTAGCCGGATACCGTCGTGATGGTGATCGGGGTGATTGACCTCCCAGAGGACTCGTCCGTCCCAGTCCATCTCCAGCAGCGCGCCGCCCTTCCACGCGCCCGTCGCGATGAAGCGGTCGGACTCCTCGCGTGTCTTTCCATTGAAGAGCAGTGTGCCAGTCTCCGTCAGGCAGCCGTAGAGGCCGGGCGGGTAGGGGGTCGGCCAGGTGTGGACGACCTCGCCGGCCATGTCGATCAGATAGACACAGTCACCACCAGCAAGTGGGGTGAACAGCGTGAAGCCGTCGAAGGCTTGCTCCCGATCCCAACCTCGCAGTCCGACGCCGGAGCGTTTCTGTCGGAGTTGCTGGATGCCTGCCATTCGTCCTCCTCTCGGCGACGAGAGCGACCCATTCAGTTACTCGGCAGATCCTGCCGTCGATAGATGTCCTCGTAGCTCAGTCGCTGATAGCCGAGCGCGTCGTACAACGATCGCCCGCGTTCGTTCGAGCTGAGGACGACCCAGCGAGCGCCCTCGTTCGCGATCAGCCGCTGGAGACCTCGCATCAGCCAGCGACCGTAGCCTAGCCGCCGGTAGCGTTCGAGGGTATGGACGTACTCAATAACCGACGTATCGCCATCCCCAACGACAATTGCCGACGCAACCGGCACGTTGTCGGCCATCAATGCGAAGCAGGAGAGCGCTGAATCATCGAGATAGCCGGGAATGATTCGGCCATCTTCGCGCATGGCAGCCAGCCGCTCGATCTCCGCGAGCGTCGAGAGACGGACGATCTGGCTATCCGGCCGGCCGCCGAGCGCGCTGACATCCAAGCGCATCAGGTAGTTTCGGATGATCCGGATATAGCCCGCGGCGACAAGGACAGCGTCGGAGTCGTCGTCGCGAGAATTGATGGCCACGAACGCACTCGCCAGGTCGGGATGCCGCGCGATGATATCGAGGACGACGGCCGACGGTATGTCGCCAGCATAGAGCTCCTGGGAGAGTCCCGCCTTCGGCCGGCCGTAATGGATGTGGGGCACCGCGTCGATCAGATCGACGCTGAACCCTGGCACGGCCGCCTCCAGGCGAAGGTAGGCTGCGGAATAGACCCGCTCAGCCTGCCGGACCTCATCTTCGTGGAGATCCCCAGCGGTCAATCAAATCGCTCCTGAAGACAACACGACCGATGGCACGGTCGTCATCGGATTTCACTGAACTGTCCATATCGTAGACGTTTCAGCGAGTTCGTGCATCCCGATCGCTCTGACGATTGACCAACCCTGCCCAAACGCCTATTCTGGCCGCGCGCCCGGCGGCCGGCGCCGGGTTTCACGGAGGTGCGTATGACGATCGATCTCCGCAGATTCTCGACCCTGACATTCGACTGCTATGGCACGCTTATCGACTGGGAATCCGGCATTCTCAACGCGCTGCGCCTGCTGCTGGATCAGCGCGGGCACGCGCTAGATGACGATGCCAGGCTCGAGCTGTTCGGCAAGCTAGAGGCCACGGCCGAGGCGGGGACATACAAGCCCTATCGCGAGATCCTGGCGACGGTTGCGGGCGGCTTCGGCGAGCAGCTGGGCTTCGAAACAACCGCCGAGGAGCGAGCGACGTTCGGCGCATCGGTTCCCGACTGGCCGGCCTTCCCGGATAGCGTCGCCGCGCTCCGCGAGCTGAAGCAACACTACAAGCTGGTGATCCTGTCAAACGTCGATGACGACCTGTTCGCCGGGTCTGCCAGGCGACTGGAGGTTCCCTTCGACGCGGTCATCACTGCCCAACAGGTTGGCAGCTACAAGCCAAGCTCGAACAACTTCCGGACCCTGCTGGAGAGGCTTGGCACGCCAAAGGAGGAGATTCTCCACGTTGCCCAGAGCCTGTTCCACGACATAGCCCCGGCAAATGCGGCGGGACTGACAACCATCTGGGTCAACCGGCGGCACGGCCGGCCCGGCTTCGGGGCGACTCCGCCTCAGGAGGCCACCCCTGGCATGGAAGTGCCTGACTTGCGAACACTAGCCACGATGGTCGACGCGGCATTCGCCGGCGAAAGGCGGTGACCTGGTGAATCACACGGCTGATGCGGTGGTCGTCGGCGCCGGAATCGCCGGCGCTGCTACATTCTTCCAGCTCGCATCGCTCGGCGCTGGTCGCGTGCTGCTGCTGGAGCGAGCCGACCTTCGGTCGAGCGCGACGAGCGGCACCGGGGGGTTCATCCAGTTCCACTTCTGTCGCGACGCGGCCGAGACACGGCTGACCCAGGCGAGCCTGCCCTACTTCGAGCGCTGGGACGAGCTAGTTGGCGCGGGCAACTCCGGATTCGTCCGGTCGGGCTACTTCCGGCTGGAGCCGGAGCGGCGCGCGGACGGGCTGCGCGAACGAGTCGCGATGCTCCAGAGCCTGGGAGTCGAGACGAGCGTCGTCGGGGCAGACGACGTCGCCCGCCTTGCGCCCGAGATACGGACCGACGATGTCGTGGTCGCGGCCTGGGAGCCGGACTCTGGTTACGCCGATGCCGACACGATGGTGGCCGGTTTCATCGCGGCCGGCCAGCGGCTCGGCGGCGAGATCCTTACTGGCACACCCGTCACCAACGTC
Protein-coding sequences here:
- the hutU gene encoding urocanate hydratase; translated protein: MSRTIRAPRGTEISCKGWQQEAALRMLMNNLDPDNAERPEDLVVYGGTGRAARSWEAFDAIVASLRELENDETLLVQSGKPVGIFRTHPDAPRVLIANSLLVPKWATWEEFWRLEGMGLTMYGQMTAGSWIYIGTQGILQGTYETFGELARQHFGGSLAGKIVLTAGLGGMGGAQPLSVTMNGGVCLVVEADPHRVQRRLETRYVDRATSSLDEALELAEAARASDAALSIALVGNAAEVLPELVKRGFHPDVVTDQTSAHDALDGYIVPEMTLEDAKILRHQDPDGYLKRSLAAMGDHVRAMLDFQKAGSIVFDYGNNLRGQAYLAGVENAFDYMGFVPAYIRPLFCEGQGPFRWVALSGDPEDIYETDRALIELFPEKDHLHHWLRMAREQVEFQGLPARICWLGYGERHLAGLKFNELVASGRVKAPIVIGRDHLDSGSVASPYRETEAMRDGSDAIADWPILNALVNTASGATWVSVHHGGGVGIGLSIHAGQVIVADGTPEAAARLERVLTNDPGMGVLRHVDAGYERAVLHARATKVQIPIWPAETGE
- a CDS encoding aryl-sulfate sulfotransferase yields the protein MAGIQQLRQKRSGVGLRGWDREQAFDGFTLFTPLAGGDCVYLIDMAGEVVHTWPTPYPPGLYGCLTETGTLLFNGKTREESDRFIATGAWKGGALLEMDWDGRVLWEVNHPDHHHDGIRLRNGNVMLLCMAELPAELAARVQGGLAGSEHNGVMHADYLVEMTLTGDVVWEWRSWEHLDPEVDRIVAVQDRRVEWTHGNAVVELPDGNLMVSFRHTSSVVMISRASGEIYWKLAAPPLAQQHAPTVLDNGNILIFDNGTHRLDHPIPFSRVIEVDPATKEIVWSYQEDYPSQFFSPLISNAQRLPNGNTLICEGSFGRLFEVTHDGEVVWEYINPYFVDDVTNANTQQRNGVFRAFRYSAAEIARARATGGS
- a CDS encoding GNAT family N-acetyltransferase, with protein sequence MTAGDLHEDEVRQAERVYSAAYLRLEAAVPGFSVDLIDAVPHIHYGRPKAGLSQELYAGDIPSAVVLDIIARHPDLASAFVAINSRDDDSDAVLVAAGYIRIIRNYLMRLDVSALGGRPDSQIVRLSTLAEIERLAAMREDGRIIPGYLDDSALSCFALMADNVPVASAIVVGDGDTSVIEYVHTLERYRRLGYGRWLMRGLQRLIANEGARWVVLSSNERGRSLYDALGYQRLSYEDIYRRQDLPSN
- a CDS encoding haloacid dehalogenase type II codes for the protein MTIDLRRFSTLTFDCYGTLIDWESGILNALRLLLDQRGHALDDDARLELFGKLEATAEAGTYKPYREILATVAGGFGEQLGFETTAEERATFGASVPDWPAFPDSVAALRELKQHYKLVILSNVDDDLFAGSARRLEVPFDAVITAQQVGSYKPSSNNFRTLLERLGTPKEEILHVAQSLFHDIAPANAAGLTTIWVNRRHGRPGFGATPPQEATPGMEVPDLRTLATMVDAAFAGERR